A genome region from Anopheles stephensi strain Indian chromosome 2, UCI_ANSTEP_V1.0, whole genome shotgun sequence includes the following:
- the LOC118505332 gene encoding m7GpppX diphosphatase-like isoform X2: MLKTSTATNDNGTNKVSECNVVDESPSQRQREGQQPPAPVPPTEQSTADEICYDLAQFRTVRVLNNNSTHKCVALLGHFGNLSPDKQAIVVLEKRAFTETEITTACTPTQREKIAHSESEPERANVGEKAVPAGSERTFFTSSSRLHKEFVNDVYGNFLCTVDPELNRLKVSIIYPASEKHIVKHTAQHRYMVDETAERYRNITLPHLDQEQLSLEWLYNVLEHRKEKERILYEDPCDENGFILLPDLKWDGKTVEQLYLLCLVRRRDIRSLRDLTPAHLPLLRNVQARGTSAIEERYGIGASQLRIYLHYQPTFYHLHMHFTYLQYDPPGTGCEKAHLLSTVINNIELVGDYYQRATLSYTLKETDKLYAKFLAAAVEEPAAKRVKTDLDPSQ; the protein is encoded by the exons ATGCTGAAAACAAGCACCGCAACGAACGATAACGGCACTAACAAGGTCAGCGAATGTAATGTTGTCGATGAATCACCGTCTCAACGTCAACGCGAAGGTCAgcaaccaccagcaccagtacCACCAACCGAACAAAGCACGGCCGACGAAATATGTTACGATCTGGCCCAGTTTCGTACCGTGCGCGTGCTGAACAATAACAGTACGCACAAGTGTGTCGCCCTGCTGGGGCATTTCGGCAATCTTTCGCCAGACAAGCAGGCCATCGTCGTGCTCGAAAAGCGGGCCTTCACCGAGACCGAGATTACGACAGCTTGCACGCCAACGCAGCGTGAAAAAATTGCACACAGTGAAAGTGAACCCGAGCGTGCGAACGTGGGCGAGAAAGCGGTACCAGCTGGCAGCGAGCGGACGTTTTTCACCTCGTCTTCCCGTTTGCACAAGGAGTTCGTTAATGACGTGTACGGGAACTTCCTTTGCACGGTGGATCCCGAGCTGAACC GTTTGAAGGTGTCCATCATCTATCCCGCTTCGGAGAAACATATCGTGAAGCATACTGCACAGCATCGGTACATGGTCGATGAGACGGCCGAACGGTACAGGAACATTACGTTGCCACACCTGGACCAGGAGCAGCTAAGTCTGGAG TGGCTTTACAACGTACTGGAACACCGCAAAGAGAAGGAACGTATACTGTACGAAGATCCGTGCGACGAAAACGGATTCATTCTGCTGCCCGATCTGAAATGGGACGGTAAAACGGTCGAACAGCTGTATCTGCTGTGCTTGGTCCGCCGACGTGATATTCGTTCGCTGCGTGATCTTACTCCGGCCCATCTACCACTGCTTCGCAACGTACAGGCGCGCGGAACTTCCGCCATCGAGGAACGTTACGGTATCGGAGCATCGCAGTTACGCATCTATTTGCACTATCAACCCACATTCTACCACTTGCATATGCACTTCACCTATCTGCAGTACGATCCCCCGGGAACGGGCTGTGAGAAGGCGCATCTCTTATCGACGGTGATCAATAACATTGAGCTGGTGGGTGATTACTACCAGCGGGCGACACTTTCCTACACGCTAAAGGAAACTGATAAGCTGTACGCCAAGTTTCTCGCTGCAGCGGTCGAAGAACCTGCTGCAAAGCGCGTCAAAACGGATCTTGACCCGTCGCAGTAG
- the LOC118505332 gene encoding uncharacterized protein LOC118505332 isoform X1 has protein sequence MIPSTGKIDRLLVELRPRLQCANFFISFPRKFADIESTTIELATDRITIVMKGERERYEIRTGDYFQLHTQTLSSLVIKNRYICFRVNTNESVFGSERLSTGQAMQDEEPCRLACNVEACKKYRVLCNNCGGPLVEQPSDQDEPGISFNRVLELPSEQLDTDDWFCHRHDHHPSDGAQQDASCQGESSAQLSTKFEPQQHDLFYGTFYALLHRSILQRVHIRNERFVYCKRCLQYLGTTRKNRSSVKLWYESVRFQPERSIPLALFRADDALELFHHLVRKTVREFNFVTHLGLPPSIKLMFELRRPGMEGDVFYLLMQIMDCQLSVFRAKQKRTASGSSESCSDDVDDDRGKSVDPETELLPSNRGGVADGTAGDEEGNDDDDDDVFIENAYRKHTIKLERHRAMKLMYQYEKYDEQPLYVFWREDSNVVNLELSEPMFSAAVRYLDANSSYVPECYRVNLGFSMSYLDIS, from the coding sequence ATGATCCCGTCCACGGGTAAGATTGATCGGTTGCTGGTCGAGCTACGGCCACGGTTACAATGCGCCAACTTCTTCATCTCGTTCCCACGCAAGTTTGCCGACATCGAATCGACCACCATCGAGCTGGCCACCGATCGGATAACGATCGTTATGAAGGGTGAGCGCGAGCGGTACGAAATACGTACGGGCGACTACTTCCAGCTTCACACCCAAACGCTCAGCTCGCTCGTCATTAAGAATCGATACATCTGCTTCCGGGTGAACACGAACGAGAGTGTGTTCGGTTCCGAGCGGCTATCCACCGGCCAGGCAATGCAGGATGAAGAGCCCTGCCGATTAGCGTGTAATGTGGAGGCTTGCAAAAAGTATCGCGTTCTATGCAACAACTGCGGTGGACCGCTAGTCGAACAGCCGTCCGACCAAGACGAGCCGGGAATATCGTTCAACCGCGTACTGGAGCTACCCTCGGAGCAGCTAGACACCGACGATTGGTTCTGCCATCGACACGATCATCATCCAAGCGATGGGGCGCAGCAGGACGCTAGCTGCCAGGGTGAATCGTCCGCGCAGCTTAGCACGAAATTTGAACCACAGCAGCACGATCTTTTCTACGGCACCTTTTACGCGCTGCTACATCGGTCCATACTCCAGCGGGTTCATATCCGCAACGAACGGTTCGTGTACTGCAAGCGATGCCTACAGTATCTCGGCACCACCCGAAAGAATCGATCTTCGGTAAAGCTGTGGTACGAAAGCGTACGCTTCCAGCCGGAACGATCGATACCGCTGGCACTGTTTCGAGCGGACGATGCTTTGGAGCTGTTTCACCATCTCGTACGCAAGACGGTGCGCGAGTTCAACTTCGTCACTCATCTCGGTCTTCCGCCGTCCATAAAGCTAATGTTTGAACTGCGCCGCCCCGGAATGGAGGGAGACGTTTTCTATCTGCTAATGCAAATCATGGACTGCCAGCTAAGCGTGTTTCGTGCGAAGCAGAAGCGTACCGCATCTGGATCGTCCGAATCGTGCTCGGATGATGTCGACGATGATCGAGGCAAAAGCGTGGATCCGGAAACAGAACTCCTCCCCTCTAATAGAGGTGGTGTGGCGGACGGCACAGCGGGAGATGAAGAGGgcaacgatgacgatgatgatgatgtgtttaTAGAAAATGCGTACCGAAAGCATACGATCAAGCTGGAACGGCACCGGGCCATGAAGCTGATGTATCAGTACGAAAAGTACGACGAGCAGCCGCTGTACGTCTTCTGGCGGGAGGACAGTAACGTTGTCAATCTGGAGCTTTCGGAACCGATGTTCAGTGCAGCGGTACGCTATCTGGACGCAAACTCCAGCTACGTGCCCGAATGTTATCGCGTGAATCTTGGATTTAGCATGAGCTATCTGGATATTTCTTAA
- the LOC118505333 gene encoding probable very-long-chain enoyl-CoA reductase art-1, whose translation MEVEFVDAKSSKSLGKCRVPVDTTLQALKTEVQKLKPALTVHRQSLRLEARGKAPKESETLKTLNVASGAKIYVRDLGPQISWKGVFLAEYAGPIFVYLIFYQRPSLIYANADNPMSLTAKIAAACWVGHYAKRLLETLFVHRFSHATMPLRNLFKNCSYYWAFAGYVAYHVNHPLFTEPSPALVYAGLATFVVSELGNFSIHILLRNLRPAGSNVRKIPVPDANPLTQLFNFVSCPNYTYEFFSWVGYTLMTSCIPAGLFAAAGMYQMTVWALGKHRNYKKEFKDYPKNRKAILPFVL comes from the exons ATGGAG GTCGAATTTGTGGATGCCAAATCATCGAAATCGCTCGGAAAGTGTCGCGTACCCGTCGACACTACTCTGCAAGCACTGAAAACCGAGGTGCAAAAGCTGAAACCCGCCCTGACCGTGCACCGCCAGTCGCTCCGGCTGGAGGCACGCGGCAAAGCACCAAAGGAAAGCGAAACGCTGAAAACGCTCAATGTCGCGTCCGGTGCCAAAATCTACGTCCGCGATCTTGGTCCACAAATTAGCTGGAAAGGTGTGTTTCTGGCGGAATACGCGGGACCGATATTTGTGTATCTGATCTTCTACCAGCGGCCTTCGCTCATCTACGCCAATGCCGACAATCCGATGAGCCTTACCGCCAA AATTGCCGCCGCATGCTGGGTTGGGCACTACGCAAAACGTCTGCTAGAAACGCTGTTCGTGCACAGGTTCTCTCATGCGACCATGCCGCTACGGAATCTGTTCAAAAACTGCTCCTACTATTGGGCGTTCGCCGGTTACGTGGCATATCACGTGAACCATCCACTCTTCACGGAACCCTCACCAGCACTGGTATACGCCGGGTTGGCTACATTTGTG gtCAGTGAATTGGGCAATTTCTCTATTCACATTTTGCTGCGCAACCTGCGACCGGCTGGTTCGAACGTGAGAAAAATCCCCGTACCGGATGCAAACCCGCTTACGCAGCTGTTCAA CTTTGTCTCCTGCCCGAACTACACGTACGAGTTCTTCTCTTGGGTCGGCTACACCCTGATGACGTCCTGTATTCCGGCCGGTCTGTTCGCTGCCGCCGGCATGTACCAGATGACCGTGTGGGCTCTCGGCAAACACCGCAACTACAAGAAGGAGTTCAAAGACTATCCGAAAAATCGCAAAGCTATCCTTCCGTTTGTGCTGTAA